One region of Acidobacteriota bacterium genomic DNA includes:
- a CDS encoding adenylate/guanylate cyclase domain-containing protein yields MLYRKRVTSSASLDRLTDLIEARLAPGADKETIDQRITDLFQETWCVMFTDLAGFSRNVADFGIIHFLQTIYEAERLLTPVIEEHDGILLKVEGDSLLIIFRNPTKALEAAVAMQRSTFEYNESREPAERVLLCIGIGCGLVLRVGEDVFGAEVNAACKLGEDVAKAGEIVATERFVSSAIIDQDALEELAGLPAGIEKAYRLNYQLSKE; encoded by the coding sequence ATGCTTTACCGCAAACGTGTCACCTCATCCGCTTCACTCGACCGTCTGACCGACCTCATCGAGGCTCGCCTCGCCCCCGGCGCGGACAAGGAGACGATCGACCAGCGAATCACCGATCTGTTCCAGGAGACCTGGTGCGTGATGTTCACCGATCTGGCCGGATTCTCACGCAACGTGGCCGACTTCGGGATCATCCACTTCCTCCAGACGATCTACGAAGCGGAACGGCTGCTCACTCCCGTGATCGAGGAGCACGACGGCATTCTTCTCAAGGTCGAAGGCGACAGCCTGCTCATCATCTTTCGCAATCCGACCAAGGCGCTCGAGGCAGCGGTGGCAATGCAGAGGAGCACGTTCGAGTACAACGAGTCCCGCGAACCCGCCGAGAGAGTTCTTCTCTGTATCGGGATCGGGTGCGGCCTCGTCCTGCGAGTCGGCGAAGACGTTTTCGGCGCCGAGGTCAACGCGGCGTGCAAGCTCGGCGAGGACGTCGCGAAGGCGGGCGAGATCGTCGCAACCGAGCGATTCGTCTCCTCGGCGATCATCGATCAGGACGCACTGGAAGAGCTCGCCGGCCTCCCGGCCGGGATCGAAAAGGCCTACCGCCTCAACTACCAGCTTTCGAAGGAGTGA
- a CDS encoding methylcrotonoyl-CoA carboxylase produces MEIFETHLDESSDEFRKSAERMEKLVAELRERRDVAREGGGEKYLARHREQGKLPVRERLDLLLDPDTAFLELSPLAAFGMYDGEAPGAGIVTGVGRVSGREVMIVANDATVKGGTYFPMTVKKHLRAQEIAQENHLPCIYLVDSGGAFLPLQAEVFPDREHFGRIFYNEARMSAAGIPQISAVMGSCTAGGAYVPAMSDEAVIVKGTGTIFLGGPPLVKAATGEEVTAEELGGADVHTRVSGVADYMAEDDPHAIEIVRSIVENLGSHRKTDADRLASVDPLHDPKSIYGVIPSDPRAPWDVREVIARVVDGSRFHEFKARYAPTIVTGFARIHGYLVGILANNGVLFSESALKATHFIEICNERRIPLVFLQNITGFMVGRDYERGGIAKDGAKMVHAVASSTVPRFTVIIGGSFGAGNYGMCGRAYSPRYLWMWPSARISVMGGEQAAGVLVTVKRDQLARKGEELSSKEEAAIRDPVLEKYETEGSPYYSTARLWDDGVIDPSETRTYLGLGLSSAMNAPMKPAKFGILRM; encoded by the coding sequence ATGGAGATTTTCGAGACGCATCTGGATGAATCGAGCGACGAGTTCCGCAAGAGCGCGGAGCGGATGGAGAAGCTTGTCGCCGAGCTCCGGGAACGCCGGGACGTCGCGCGAGAGGGCGGGGGAGAGAAGTACCTCGCACGCCATCGCGAACAGGGAAAGCTTCCGGTCCGTGAACGGCTGGACCTCCTCCTCGACCCCGACACCGCATTTCTCGAGCTCTCGCCACTCGCAGCATTCGGAATGTACGACGGCGAAGCTCCTGGTGCCGGGATCGTGACGGGCGTCGGGCGCGTCTCGGGCCGGGAGGTGATGATCGTCGCCAACGACGCGACGGTGAAGGGTGGCACCTACTTCCCGATGACGGTCAAGAAACACCTGCGCGCGCAGGAGATCGCGCAGGAGAACCATCTCCCGTGCATCTATCTGGTCGACTCGGGGGGCGCGTTCCTTCCGCTCCAGGCCGAGGTATTTCCCGACCGCGAGCACTTCGGAAGAATCTTCTACAACGAGGCGAGAATGTCGGCGGCGGGCATTCCGCAGATCTCCGCGGTCATGGGCTCGTGCACGGCGGGTGGGGCATACGTTCCCGCGATGTCGGATGAGGCGGTGATCGTGAAGGGGACCGGGACGATCTTTCTCGGGGGGCCCCCGCTCGTGAAGGCCGCCACGGGGGAGGAGGTGACCGCGGAGGAGCTCGGCGGTGCCGACGTCCACACGCGAGTCTCGGGCGTCGCGGACTACATGGCGGAGGACGATCCCCATGCAATCGAGATCGTCAGGTCGATCGTCGAGAACCTCGGTTCGCACCGGAAGACCGACGCCGACCGGCTCGCCAGCGTCGATCCACTCCACGACCCGAAGAGCATCTACGGCGTGATCCCCTCCGATCCGCGCGCTCCGTGGGATGTTCGGGAAGTGATCGCGCGGGTCGTCGACGGCTCGCGGTTTCACGAGTTCAAGGCCCGCTACGCTCCGACGATCGTCACCGGGTTCGCACGGATTCACGGCTACTTGGTCGGCATCCTCGCGAACAATGGTGTTCTGTTCAGCGAGTCCGCTCTCAAGGCGACGCACTTCATCGAGATCTGCAACGAGCGGCGCATCCCGCTCGTGTTCCTCCAGAACATCACCGGATTCATGGTCGGACGCGATTACGAGAGAGGTGGTATCGCGAAGGACGGAGCCAAAATGGTGCATGCCGTCGCGAGCTCGACCGTGCCGCGGTTCACGGTGATCATCGGGGGATCGTTCGGCGCCGGAAATTACGGGATGTGCGGCCGAGCGTACTCCCCTCGCTATCTATGGATGTGGCCGAGCGCCAGGATCAGCGTGATGGGAGGCGAACAGGCGGCCGGCGTTCTCGTGACGGTCAAGCGCGATCAGCTGGCGAGAAAAGGTGAAGAGCTCTCCTCCAAAGAGGAAGCGGCAATCAGGGACCCGGTGCTCGAGAAATACGAGACGGAGGGAAGCCCCTACTACTCGACGGCGCGCCTCTGGGACGACGGGGTCATCGATCCCTCCGAGACTCGAACCTACCTCGGGCTCGGACTCTCTTCGGCGATGAACGCTCCGATGAAGCCCGCCAAGTTCGGCATTCTCAGGATGTGA
- a CDS encoding type II toxin-antitoxin system RelE/ParE family toxin — MTYSLRIKASAAKSLKKISRTDRLRIIDAIDRLRDEPTAGGVLKGEFSGLRRLRVADYRVIYEVSAGELVILIVRIGHRKEVYR; from the coding sequence ATGACTTACTCACTTCGGATTAAGGCGAGCGCGGCAAAATCACTGAAGAAGATTTCCAGGACAGATCGGTTACGCATCATCGACGCCATCGACCGGCTCCGCGATGAGCCGACGGCCGGGGGAGTTCTGAAGGGAGAATTTTCTGGGCTGCGTCGCTTGAGAGTCGCCGACTACCGCGTGATTTACGAGGTTTCCGCCGGCGAGCTCGTGATCCTGATCGTACGAATCGGGCATCGCAAAGAAGTCTATCGCTGA
- a CDS encoding type II toxin-antitoxin system death-on-curing family toxin, producing MPADRVEFLSVDEVLTIHERVIEVFGGRAGIRDPGMLESALHRPRTGYYRDLAEMAAALFESLLMNHPFIDGNKRVAFFATDVFLRLNGWKISIDPHEANDFLIGLLEDHSADFEHLLPWLRDHLMQA from the coding sequence TTGCCCGCTGACCGGGTCGAGTTCCTCTCCGTCGACGAAGTCCTCACGATCCACGAGCGCGTCATCGAAGTCTTCGGAGGACGAGCCGGGATCCGCGATCCGGGAATGCTGGAAAGCGCGCTCCATCGCCCCCGCACGGGCTACTACCGCGATCTCGCAGAAATGGCCGCTGCGCTCTTCGAGTCGCTTCTGATGAACCATCCGTTCATCGACGGCAACAAACGAGTCGCATTCTTTGCCACGGATGTCTTTCTCCGTCTCAATGGCTGGAAGATCTCGATCGATCCGCATGAGGCAAACGATTTCCTGATCGGCCTTCTCGAGGATCATTCCGCGGACTTCGAACATCTGCTGCCCTGGCTTCGCGACCATCTGATGCAGGCGTAA
- a CDS encoding cobalamin B12-binding domain-containing protein → MADRKIRVLIAKPGLDGHDRGAKVIARALRDAGMEVIYTGLRQTPAQIVAAAVQEDVDAIGLSILSGAHNVLFPEIMKRLGEEGASDIAVFAGGIIPEKDIPKLKEMGIRDIFLPGTTTQAAVEAIRTAVRV, encoded by the coding sequence ATGGCTGACCGAAAAATCAGAGTGCTGATTGCCAAACCCGGCCTGGACGGTCATGACCGGGGAGCGAAAGTGATCGCACGAGCCCTCAGGGACGCGGGTATGGAGGTCATTTACACCGGCCTGCGGCAGACTCCCGCGCAGATTGTGGCGGCCGCGGTTCAGGAGGATGTCGACGCGATTGGACTTTCGATTCTGTCGGGTGCTCACAACGTCCTCTTTCCCGAGATCATGAAGCGACTCGGTGAGGAAGGCGCCTCCGATATCGCGGTGTTCGCCGGCGGGATCATTCCGGAAAAGGACATCCCGAAGCTGAAGGAGATGGGAATCCGCGACATCTTTCTCCCGGGAACGACGACGCAGGCCGCGGTCGAGGCCATTCGGACCGCGGTCCGGGTCTGA
- a CDS encoding secondary thiamine-phosphate synthase enzyme YjbQ has translation MKSHTRHIVMNVPSRMGFVNITGRVEAELAESRITEGLCLVNAMHITASVFINDDEPGLHRDYERWLEWLAPFDPSPERYHHNRTGEDNGDAHHKRQVMGREVVVAVTEGKLDFGPWEQIFYGEFDGRRDKRIMVKIIGE, from the coding sequence GTGAAATCTCATACGCGACATATCGTCATGAACGTTCCCTCCCGGATGGGTTTCGTCAACATCACCGGACGGGTCGAAGCCGAGCTCGCCGAAAGCCGGATCACCGAAGGGCTGTGTCTGGTCAACGCGATGCACATTACGGCGAGCGTCTTCATCAACGACGACGAACCGGGTCTGCATCGCGACTACGAGCGCTGGCTCGAATGGCTCGCGCCTTTCGACCCGAGCCCCGAGCGTTACCACCACAACCGTACGGGCGAGGACAACGGCGACGCTCATCACAAGCGCCAGGTCATGGGACGCGAGGTCGTCGTCGCGGTCACCGAAGGAAAGCTCGACTTCGGCCCATGGGAGCAGATTTTTTATGGGGAGTTCGACGGCCGGCGCGACAAACGGATCATGGTCAAGATCATCGGTGAGTGA
- a CDS encoding ribbon-helix-helix protein, CopG family, translating to MTQISARLPDELVRRVDEAARRLRRSRAQMIRSAVEYFMDDVEDLRLGLERLQDPSDPLLDWDEVKDDLLTSD from the coding sequence ATGACTCAGATCAGCGCACGATTGCCGGATGAGCTCGTACGCCGCGTGGACGAGGCCGCCAGGAGGCTCAGGCGAAGTCGTGCACAGATGATCCGATCTGCCGTCGAGTACTTCATGGATGACGTGGAGGACCTGCGGCTTGGGCTCGAGCGGCTGCAGGACCCCTCGGACCCCCTGCTCGATTGGGACGAAGTGAAAGATGACTTACTCACTTCGGATTAA
- a CDS encoding enoyl-CoA hydratase/isomerase family protein: MPSTPDIAEIVFDDGGMNLLSRANIGLLRARFESLRGSDAVIFRSGREKIFAAGADMKEMLAFTPFDAWEFSRAGQELMETIEHLEPLTIALVDGDCFGGALDLLMAFDLRIATPESRFSHPGARIGIVTGFGGTSRWRRIARPSAASKLFLENRVFSAKQAKDLGLLTHVTDDPDSLLDRELRRGLQSHELLRPFRGMPARRLQLMSL, encoded by the coding sequence GTGCCTTCCACGCCTGACATCGCCGAGATCGTTTTCGACGACGGGGGGATGAACCTCCTCTCTCGGGCGAACATCGGGCTCCTTCGCGCCCGCTTCGAATCCCTGCGCGGAAGCGACGCGGTGATCTTCCGCAGCGGCCGCGAGAAGATCTTCGCGGCTGGTGCCGACATGAAAGAGATGCTGGCGTTCACTCCGTTCGATGCGTGGGAGTTCTCGCGGGCGGGGCAGGAGCTGATGGAGACGATCGAGCATCTCGAGCCGCTTACGATCGCGCTCGTCGACGGGGACTGCTTCGGCGGCGCGCTCGATCTTCTGATGGCGTTCGATCTCCGGATCGCGACGCCGGAGTCCCGGTTCTCGCACCCGGGAGCGCGCATCGGCATCGTGACCGGCTTCGGCGGAACGAGCCGATGGCGTAGAATCGCGCGGCCCTCCGCCGCCTCGAAGCTCTTTCTCGAGAACCGCGTATTCAGCGCGAAGCAGGCGAAGGATCTCGGTCTTCTGACGCACGTGACGGATGATCCGGATTCGCTGCTCGATCGTGAGCTCCGCCGAGGGCTTCAGTCGCATGAGCTGCTCCGGCCTTTTCGAGGAATGCCGGCCAGGCGACTCCAGTTAATGTCATTGTAA
- a CDS encoding HAD family phosphatase, whose translation MKKEWFVFDIGNVLITLDYDRTMRRVEESARAKGPELVTVFSRILADFERGRVGFDEVHDFLRDRAGYLGGSRELREIWNGFLARPVEGIDELLTRARQQYRVAFLSNCNEVHEEEIARRFRNLFLEDERIVYSHHCGSSKPDRQIYQRMLEMLGARAGDVIFIDDMLENVRAAREAGIEAYQFESVPQMTELLEKQGVL comes from the coding sequence ATGAAGAAGGAGTGGTTCGTTTTCGACATCGGCAACGTTCTGATCACGCTCGACTACGATCGGACGATGCGTCGCGTCGAGGAGAGCGCGCGGGCCAAGGGACCGGAGCTGGTCACGGTGTTCAGCCGGATTCTGGCCGATTTCGAGCGCGGGAGGGTCGGGTTCGACGAGGTTCACGATTTCCTGCGCGACCGTGCAGGCTACCTCGGCGGTTCCCGCGAGCTTCGCGAGATATGGAACGGATTTCTCGCGAGACCGGTCGAGGGCATCGACGAGCTGCTAACCCGCGCGAGGCAGCAGTATCGTGTTGCGTTCCTTTCGAACTGCAACGAAGTTCATGAAGAGGAGATCGCGCGGCGGTTTCGTAACCTGTTCCTCGAAGACGAGCGCATCGTCTATTCCCATCATTGCGGCTCATCGAAGCCGGATCGCCAGATCTACCAGAGGATGCTGGAGATGCTCGGAGCGCGTGCCGGCGACGTCATCTTCATCGACGACATGCTCGAGAACGTGAGGGCGGCGAGGGAGGCGGGTATCGAGGCCTACCAGTTCGAGTCGGTTCCGCAGATGACCGAGCTTCTCGAGAAGCAGGGAGTGCTGTAA
- a CDS encoding PilZ domain-containing protein, protein MENQRTLERHPIDPPIDALLGANAVQIGDLSSIGARLRHPQKLQPGLRAQLHLEGGVSCETELVWCHPSVSTVAFESGVRILNDSNKVEALLDKLVREGRTSRVEDLRGSARYGVTGGVHGHFGDVQVRIVDISSKGTRVETAARLDPGTEARLRFVPEGSDLSIEVNSVVVWRRLSAVWGKDNYRYDAGIFVKEMHGMMRAAIGLLAEMDRCSKDTTSLLLKSRFARFELPEPKPGLDQESGGRLTLIRCIRDMLRSNPVEKSRWMERSKTAMGHPMIKGVAGPIAEDAEALAVWEFVERSIDPSIVAAAMAD, encoded by the coding sequence ATGGAGAACCAGAGGACGCTGGAGCGCCACCCGATCGATCCGCCGATCGATGCCCTGCTCGGGGCGAACGCCGTCCAGATCGGCGACCTGTCGTCGATCGGCGCCAGGCTGCGCCACCCGCAAAAGCTCCAGCCCGGCCTCCGCGCACAGCTCCACCTCGAAGGTGGCGTTTCCTGCGAAACGGAGCTCGTCTGGTGCCACCCGTCGGTCTCGACCGTCGCGTTCGAGAGCGGCGTCAGGATCCTCAACGATTCGAACAAGGTCGAGGCTCTTCTCGACAAGCTCGTACGCGAGGGGAGAACAAGCCGGGTCGAGGATCTTCGGGGCTCTGCACGGTACGGAGTGACAGGCGGAGTTCATGGTCATTTCGGCGATGTCCAGGTGCGTATCGTCGACATCTCCTCGAAAGGAACCCGGGTGGAGACGGCCGCGAGGCTCGACCCTGGAACCGAAGCCCGCCTCAGGTTCGTCCCCGAGGGGAGCGATCTCTCAATCGAGGTCAACTCGGTCGTGGTCTGGCGAAGGCTTTCAGCGGTCTGGGGGAAGGACAACTACCGCTACGACGCCGGGATCTTCGTCAAGGAAATGCACGGCATGATGCGCGCCGCGATCGGCCTTCTGGCCGAGATGGACCGCTGCTCGAAAGACACGACCTCGCTGCTGCTGAAAAGCCGTTTCGCACGATTCGAACTTCCGGAGCCGAAACCGGGTCTCGATCAGGAGTCGGGCGGACGTCTGACGCTGATCCGCTGCATCCGCGACATGTTGCGATCCAACCCGGTCGAAAAGTCGCGGTGGATGGAACGGTCGAAGACCGCGATGGGTCATCCGATGATCAAGGGCGTCGCGGGCCCGATCGCCGAGGACGCGGAAGCTCTCGCCGTGTGGGAGTTCGTCGAGCGCTCGATCGATCCCTCGATCGTTGCCGCAGCAATGGCCGACTGA
- a CDS encoding peptidase: MNRTLITGLALLAAAACTTGTIDAPDPSDDSSLRTTVDVSARLEQLPQVVIDYDRDLLDERETRVLQKLIEASKLIDEIFLIQVSDENLELRSELYEKAKTSAKWRDVYDYFRIMYGPWDRLAGGEPFIAGVGPKPDGAGFYPPDITTEELEEWVRNVPANQANVQGLFTMIERRDGRLVAVPYSQKFANYLVPAAEKMREAAAITANASLREYLERRADALLTDDYYESDLAWMDLDSALEVVIGPYEVYEDNLNNYKAAFETFITVVDREESERLRRYVSHLPRMEANLPIPAEHRNPNRGAESPIKVVQEAFTAGDTRAGVQTAAFNLPNDERVREAKGSKKVLLKNVMEAKYAQAGFPIAERILDQEQVRLVGFDAFFNHVLFHELSHGLGPGIIDGPDGRVEARLLLKDAYSPIEECKADVLGVWNLMYAMDNDLQNDFGREELFATYAGMMFRSMRFGLDSAHGRGNAIQWNWLREKGAILESRGRFRVVNEVMESAIRSLANELLMIEATGDYDRAQRLLGRYGVTTSEIESVIARLADLPVDIAPVYVAAGEQKTR; the protein is encoded by the coding sequence ATGAATCGAACTTTAATTACCGGACTGGCACTTCTGGCAGCAGCCGCATGCACGACCGGAACGATCGACGCTCCTGATCCGTCGGACGACTCGTCGTTGCGGACGACCGTCGACGTCTCGGCGCGGCTCGAGCAACTTCCGCAGGTAGTCATCGATTACGATCGCGATCTGCTCGACGAGCGGGAGACGCGGGTGTTGCAGAAGCTGATCGAGGCCTCGAAGTTGATCGACGAAATCTTTCTCATTCAGGTCTCCGACGAGAATCTCGAATTGCGCTCCGAGCTTTACGAAAAAGCGAAGACCTCGGCGAAATGGCGCGATGTGTACGACTACTTCCGGATCATGTACGGCCCCTGGGACCGGCTGGCCGGGGGGGAACCGTTCATCGCGGGCGTGGGGCCCAAGCCGGACGGTGCGGGCTTCTATCCCCCGGACATCACCACGGAAGAGCTCGAAGAATGGGTCCGCAACGTTCCGGCGAACCAGGCAAACGTGCAGGGACTCTTCACGATGATCGAGAGGCGTGACGGGCGGCTCGTCGCCGTACCGTACTCGCAAAAGTTCGCGAACTACCTCGTGCCGGCGGCCGAAAAGATGAGGGAAGCGGCGGCCATCACCGCGAATGCGTCACTCCGTGAGTATCTCGAGAGACGAGCCGATGCGCTTCTGACCGATGACTATTACGAGAGCGATCTCGCGTGGATGGATCTCGATTCGGCGCTCGAGGTGGTCATCGGACCGTACGAGGTGTACGAGGACAACCTGAACAATTACAAGGCGGCGTTCGAAACGTTCATTACGGTTGTCGACAGAGAGGAGAGCGAAAGGCTGCGGCGCTACGTCTCACACCTCCCGCGGATGGAGGCCAATCTGCCGATTCCCGCCGAGCACCGAAATCCAAACCGAGGGGCGGAGTCTCCGATCAAGGTTGTCCAGGAAGCCTTCACGGCTGGCGACACGCGGGCGGGCGTGCAGACGGCCGCGTTCAACCTTCCGAACGACGAGCGGGTCCGCGAGGCGAAGGGCTCGAAGAAGGTTCTCCTGAAGAATGTGATGGAGGCGAAATACGCGCAGGCGGGCTTCCCGATCGCGGAACGGATCCTCGATCAGGAGCAGGTGCGCCTGGTCGGTTTCGATGCGTTCTTCAACCACGTCCTCTTTCACGAGCTGTCGCATGGACTCGGACCGGGGATCATCGACGGGCCGGACGGTCGGGTCGAAGCGCGTCTCCTGCTCAAGGATGCCTACTCGCCGATCGAGGAGTGCAAGGCGGACGTCCTCGGGGTCTGGAATCTGATGTACGCGATGGACAACGACCTCCAGAATGATTTCGGCCGCGAAGAGCTCTTCGCGACGTATGCCGGGATGATGTTCCGGAGCATGCGCTTCGGTCTGGATTCCGCTCACGGGCGCGGAAATGCCATCCAGTGGAACTGGCTGCGGGAGAAGGGGGCGATTCTCGAGTCGCGTGGCCGCTTCAGGGTGGTGAACGAGGTGATGGAGAGCGCCATCCGGTCGCTCGCGAACGAACTGCTGATGATCGAGGCTACGGGCGACTACGACCGCGCGCAGCGACTGCTGGGGCGGTACGGCGTCACGACCTCGGAGATCGAGTCGGTCATCGCGCGGCTCGCCGATCTTCCGGTGGACATCGCTCCGGTGTACGTTGCGGCCGGGGAGCAGAAGACCCGGTAG